In Nitrospira sp., one DNA window encodes the following:
- a CDS encoding DNA polymerase domain-containing protein — translation MMSGLLSRRLTGWLLDAYPVHDGMAIWILGDEGIRCRLVDPYRPSFYLAGSSTDLAAAWRLLTGRRISYRVNRDQRRELWSVDTIPVCDVSILQPTRFREAVKRLMEDVPELHFYHADVGLPQRYFYDRGLFPLCRCEVEITADAVVRTIAASESPWETDYRLPPLRIMEFLLEGASPNPNHGGVVQLSVRVEGEERVLNGDDPAEFLQTVEALLQRHDPDILLTDWGDSYILPRLLRMSAQMRMPLSLNRDPAHATGPRASRSYVSYGRVLAHAGERTLYGRLHLDRWNSFALSETGLAGLFEQSRVTKGPIQQMARTTTGTGITSMQLEQAHRAGVLIPYRKQQAEEFKTGVEFLETDQGGLTYAPISGYHEGVGELDFASMYPTIMTRFNVSPETVNCRCCAEDPAARVPEIAHHTCRISQGLIPRTLAPLLAKRAQYKQQLKTTPDDAMRQIIDQRQTALKWLLVVSFGYLGYKNARFGRIEAHEAVTAYSREVLLRAKEIAESQGLRFLHAIVDSLWLQKRGAGRDDYDRLAADISTQTELPIVVEGLYRWIGFLPSRVNPRMPVHNQFVGLFDNGRMKVRGLEVRRSDAPLIVKRFQSEVLQRMGQGQTIAELRRQIPEIEALTEDYCRYLREGRASIEEVAIGKTLTQAPERYRHATQTSIAAKELQRRGVPVQPGETIHYVISASKAALPEDRVRAVAGGDGTIAYDIDAYVRLIQKAVSVLLAPLEVAVKDVDPRGRRNRDVCIGQSKRRKS, via the coding sequence ATGATGTCCGGTCTTCTCTCCCGCCGCCTGACGGGGTGGCTCCTTGATGCTTATCCTGTCCACGATGGCATGGCGATCTGGATTCTCGGCGACGAGGGAATCCGCTGCCGTTTGGTCGATCCCTATCGTCCGTCGTTCTATCTCGCCGGGTCATCAACTGATCTTGCCGCAGCCTGGCGCCTCCTCACGGGCCGGCGAATCTCCTATCGGGTGAACCGCGACCAGCGCCGTGAGCTCTGGTCGGTTGACACGATTCCGGTCTGCGACGTGTCGATTCTGCAGCCGACCAGATTCCGCGAGGCGGTGAAACGGCTCATGGAGGATGTGCCCGAACTGCATTTCTATCATGCCGATGTCGGGTTACCGCAGCGTTATTTCTATGATCGCGGACTCTTTCCCCTTTGCCGTTGTGAAGTCGAGATCACGGCCGATGCGGTCGTGCGGACCATTGCGGCGAGCGAGTCGCCCTGGGAAACGGATTATCGTCTGCCGCCTCTCCGGATCATGGAGTTTCTCTTGGAGGGGGCTTCTCCGAATCCGAATCATGGCGGGGTGGTCCAGTTGTCGGTCCGAGTCGAGGGCGAGGAGCGAGTTCTTAATGGAGACGATCCGGCGGAATTTCTCCAGACCGTCGAGGCCCTGCTGCAGCGGCATGATCCGGATATCCTGCTGACCGATTGGGGAGACTCCTACATTCTGCCCCGCCTGCTGCGAATGTCAGCGCAGATGCGCATGCCGCTGAGCTTGAATCGTGATCCGGCTCATGCGACCGGCCCTCGCGCGTCGCGCTCCTATGTGTCGTACGGCCGGGTGCTGGCTCACGCCGGCGAGCGGACGCTCTATGGCCGGCTCCACCTCGATCGGTGGAACTCCTTCGCCTTGTCAGAGACAGGCCTGGCCGGACTGTTCGAGCAATCGCGCGTCACGAAAGGGCCGATTCAGCAGATGGCCCGCACGACCACCGGGACCGGGATCACGTCCATGCAACTCGAACAGGCCCATCGGGCGGGAGTTCTCATTCCCTATCGCAAGCAGCAGGCGGAGGAATTCAAGACCGGGGTGGAGTTTCTGGAGACGGATCAGGGGGGACTGACCTATGCGCCAATCTCCGGTTATCACGAAGGCGTCGGCGAGCTGGATTTCGCCTCGATGTATCCCACGATCATGACCCGCTTCAATGTGTCGCCGGAGACGGTCAATTGCCGATGTTGCGCGGAGGATCCAGCCGCGCGCGTGCCGGAGATCGCCCATCACACCTGCCGGATCTCGCAGGGGTTGATTCCCCGGACGCTGGCTCCGCTCCTCGCCAAACGGGCGCAGTATAAACAGCAGCTCAAGACGACGCCCGATGACGCGATGCGGCAGATCATCGATCAGCGCCAGACGGCGCTGAAGTGGCTGCTGGTCGTGTCATTCGGCTACCTCGGGTACAAGAATGCGCGCTTCGGGAGAATCGAAGCGCATGAGGCGGTCACGGCCTATAGCCGCGAGGTGCTGCTGCGCGCCAAAGAGATCGCCGAGTCGCAGGGGCTTCGCTTTCTGCACGCCATCGTCGATTCGCTCTGGCTGCAGAAGCGGGGCGCCGGGCGAGACGACTACGACCGGTTGGCCGCTGACATCAGTACGCAAACAGAATTGCCGATTGTCGTCGAAGGCCTGTATCGGTGGATTGGCTTTCTTCCGTCGCGCGTCAACCCGCGCATGCCGGTACACAATCAGTTCGTCGGACTGTTCGACAACGGGCGAATGAAGGTGCGCGGACTTGAAGTGCGGCGATCCGATGCCCCGCTCATTGTGAAACGGTTTCAATCGGAGGTGTTGCAGCGGATGGGGCAGGGGCAGACGATTGCGGAGTTGCGGAGACAAATTCCGGAGATCGAGGCATTGACCGAGGACTATTGCCGGTATTTGCGCGAGGGGCGCGCGTCAATTGAAGAGGTGGCGATCGGAAAAACGCTGACGCAAGCGCCGGAGCGCTATCGCCATGCGACGCAGACCAGTATTGCGGCAAAAGAGCTCCAGCGTCGCGGTGTGCCGGTCCAACCGGGAGAGACGATTCACTACGTGATCAGCGCCAGCAAGGCGGCCTTGCCCGAAGATCGCGTGCGCGCCGTGGCCGGAGGCGATGGCACCATTGCCTACGATATCGACGCCTATGTGAGATTGATTCAGAAGGCCGTCTCGGTGTTGCTCGCTCCTTTGGAAGTCGCCGTAAAGGATGTGGATCCTAGGGGGAGGAGAAACCGGGATGTCTGTATCGGACAAAGCAAAAGGCGGAAGAGCTAA
- a CDS encoding ABC transporter ATP-binding protein yields the protein MAAEIIVEVTKTFPGRTSIRASFRYPVESATVLILFGPSGSGKTTILRSIAGLEWPEEGTIQFVSRTWLDTGSRVKVSPQDRHIGYMAQDYALFPNYSVAGNIAYGLGDLTPVERTKRVQEMVELFHLTGLEEARPRELSGGQQQRVALARAVAPRPQLLLLDEPLSALDAPTRAQLRGELRGLLKQLALPSIIVTHDWAEALTLGDVMAVMHEGTILQVGTPQEVFSRPANADVARVVGVETVVQGTLVNACEGLATVRVGEISLTAVAAENVSSDVFVCIRAEDVTLEPADAGLTSARNHLQGTVGAIASLGALARVTIECGFPLVAVITRSALTELGLTVGAPVRAAFKAGSVHLISRQ from the coding sequence ATGGCCGCAGAAATAATCGTCGAGGTGACGAAGACCTTTCCCGGGCGAACGTCTATTCGTGCCAGTTTCCGCTATCCGGTTGAGTCCGCGACGGTGTTGATCCTGTTTGGGCCGTCCGGGTCCGGCAAGACGACGATTTTGCGTTCGATTGCGGGCCTGGAGTGGCCGGAAGAAGGGACGATACAGTTTGTCTCAAGAACCTGGCTGGATACGGGTTCGCGCGTCAAAGTATCGCCGCAGGACCGGCATATCGGTTACATGGCGCAGGACTATGCGCTGTTTCCCAATTATTCGGTTGCCGGCAACATTGCCTATGGATTGGGAGATCTTACGCCTGTCGAACGAACGAAGCGTGTGCAGGAAATGGTGGAGCTGTTTCATCTGACTGGATTGGAGGAAGCCAGGCCGCGCGAATTGTCCGGCGGACAGCAGCAGCGCGTGGCGCTGGCTCGCGCCGTGGCGCCTCGACCGCAGTTGTTGCTGTTGGATGAGCCCCTGTCCGCGTTAGATGCGCCGACTCGCGCGCAACTGCGTGGGGAGCTCAGGGGGTTGCTGAAGCAATTGGCGCTTCCTTCAATTATTGTCACGCACGATTGGGCCGAAGCGCTGACGCTGGGCGATGTCATGGCGGTAATGCACGAGGGGACGATTCTGCAAGTGGGCACGCCTCAGGAGGTGTTCAGCCGTCCGGCCAATGCGGATGTTGCGAGAGTGGTCGGTGTTGAAACCGTCGTGCAGGGCACACTGGTCAATGCCTGTGAAGGGTTGGCGACGGTGCGAGTGGGGGAAATTTCTCTCACGGCGGTGGCTGCCGAGAATGTCAGCTCCGACGTATTCGTCTGCATCAGGGCGGAGGATGTGACCCTCGAACCGGCGGACGCCGGGCTCACCAGTGCGCGGAATCATCTCCAGGGAACCGTGGGTGCCATTGCCTCGCTCGGAGCTCTGGCGCGGGTCACGATCGAATGCGGGTTTCCGCTCGTCGCAGTCATTACGCGATCGGCGCTGACAGAGCTGGGATTGACTGTCGGAGCACCGGTCCGAGCGGCATTCAAAGCCGGTTCCGTGCATCTGATTTCGCGCCAATGA
- the lexA gene encoding transcriptional repressor LexA, with protein MKSNDLKRIREGLGLTQQQLAEALSTTRVSVARYEAGMRRIPGMVRVALEQLQRRAEIPMAGIVAAGSPIEPVPQSDLIDVPPSMLRGGDTFALRVKGESMKDDGILPGDLVIVRKQEHARNGQTVVALVNQEATIKTYFKKETHIELHPANTAMQPIIVGPNDHFHIEGLLIGVIRHCAI; from the coding sequence ATGAAATCAAACGATCTGAAGCGGATTCGAGAAGGATTGGGGCTGACGCAGCAGCAATTGGCTGAGGCGTTGAGCACGACCCGTGTGTCGGTGGCGCGGTACGAAGCCGGAATGCGCCGAATTCCCGGGATGGTGCGTGTGGCGTTAGAGCAGCTTCAGCGCCGGGCGGAAATTCCCATGGCGGGAATCGTGGCGGCCGGATCGCCGATTGAACCCGTGCCGCAATCCGATCTGATCGATGTCCCGCCGAGCATGTTGCGCGGGGGCGATACGTTTGCGCTGCGCGTGAAAGGGGAGTCGATGAAAGATGACGGTATTCTGCCGGGCGATCTGGTGATCGTGCGCAAGCAGGAACATGCGCGCAACGGGCAGACGGTCGTCGCATTGGTGAATCAGGAAGCGACGATCAAGACCTACTTCAAGAAAGAGACGCACATCGAACTGCATCCGGCCAATACGGCGATGCAGCCGATCATAGTCGGGCCGAACGATCACTTCCATATCGAAGGACTGTTGATCGGCGTGATTCGCCATTGTGCGATTTAG
- a CDS encoding substrate-binding domain-containing protein, whose product MLQRKSSSNVPSFCLNRLKEVRTARGLSQGELAARAEVTRQAISSIEANRYLPTTLVALQLARVLNSSVEDLFSLQSAGEVIEARLIDVPRSASASGPLPRVKVVKVNGRYCARPVAGLGEVLSYTVAADGFLESREAGRRGRSDAPVVQVRLSRDRDSIEQEIAVAGCDPAIFLAGEHLRRRKDQTSVVGWTMGSTAALQALQRGEVHVAGIHLTDDSTGESNLPFLRRHLKVSAYEVITFATWEEGLVVRPGNPKQIRSVADLVRDDVTVINREEGAGARLLLDQRLRAAGFVGAQVKGYDRTAASHLHVARLVLEGQADVGMGIRSAAQSYGLDFIPLQSARYDLVVPKAYLSSHPSLHHLFDTLASRPFRSEIAAIGGYDTTDTGKLQAL is encoded by the coding sequence ATGTTGCAGCGCAAATCATCCTCCAATGTTCCGTCTTTTTGTTTGAATCGACTCAAGGAAGTCCGTACTGCCAGAGGGCTCTCGCAGGGAGAGCTGGCGGCGCGGGCCGAGGTAACTCGTCAGGCCATTTCATCAATCGAAGCCAATCGGTATCTCCCCACCACGCTCGTGGCGCTTCAGCTTGCGCGGGTGCTGAACAGCTCCGTTGAGGATCTGTTCTCGCTGCAATCCGCCGGTGAGGTGATTGAAGCCAGATTGATTGATGTGCCTCGGTCGGCGAGTGCTTCCGGTCCACTGCCTCGCGTCAAAGTTGTGAAGGTGAATGGCCGGTATTGTGCGAGACCTGTCGCAGGTCTCGGCGAAGTGTTGAGTTATACGGTAGCGGCCGATGGGTTTCTTGAATCGCGGGAGGCGGGTCGTCGCGGGCGGTCGGATGCGCCGGTCGTGCAGGTGCGGCTCTCCCGTGATCGGGATTCCATTGAGCAAGAAATTGCGGTAGCAGGGTGCGATCCGGCGATTTTCTTGGCGGGTGAACATCTTCGACGCCGGAAGGATCAGACGAGTGTGGTCGGGTGGACGATGGGGAGCACGGCGGCGCTCCAGGCCTTACAGCGGGGCGAAGTGCATGTGGCGGGCATTCACCTGACTGACGATTCGACCGGTGAAAGCAATTTGCCGTTTCTTCGTCGGCACTTGAAGGTGAGTGCGTATGAGGTGATTACGTTTGCGACGTGGGAAGAAGGATTGGTCGTCCGTCCGGGCAATCCCAAGCAGATTCGATCGGTCGCCGATCTCGTGCGCGATGATGTGACGGTAATCAATCGGGAAGAGGGTGCCGGGGCGCGCCTGCTGCTCGATCAGCGGCTGCGTGCCGCGGGTTTCGTCGGTGCGCAGGTGAAAGGGTATGATCGCACGGCGGCGTCCCATCTCCATGTCGCCCGTCTGGTCTTGGAAGGGCAGGCGGATGTGGGGATGGGAATCAGATCCGCCGCACAATCCTACGGCCTTGACTTCATTCCGCTCCAGTCGGCGCGGTACGATTTAGTGGTGCCCAAAGCCTATCTCTCCAGTCATCCTTCCTTGCATCATCTCTTCGATACGTTGGCCAGCCGTCCCTTCCGGTCCGAGATCGCCGCCATCGGCGGGTATGACACGACGGACACGGGCAAGCTTCAGGCGTTGTAA
- the modA gene encoding molybdate ABC transporter substrate-binding protein, translating into MIRFILTVILCIGAGVNGVFAEEITIAAASDLNFAMKDLVAEYEKIAGHQVKLSLGSSGNFYAQIQNGAPFDLYFSADIGYPRKLEEAGLTVSGSLYRYAVGRIVLWAGTASRLDVSKGLDVLREPGIKKIAIANPKHAPYGRAAVAAMESSRVYESVREKLILGENISQAAQFIESGACEIGIIALSLALSPAMSGKGAYWEIPVEAYPPLEQGAVILKQSRNQEAARRFLEFLKGPQGQDIMRRYGFLLPN; encoded by the coding sequence ATGATTCGTTTCATTTTGACTGTCATCCTGTGCATCGGGGCCGGCGTCAACGGTGTGTTCGCGGAGGAGATCACGATTGCGGCGGCGTCCGATTTGAACTTTGCGATGAAAGATCTCGTGGCTGAATATGAAAAGATTGCCGGGCATCAGGTGAAACTCTCCTTAGGCTCGTCGGGGAATTTTTATGCGCAGATTCAGAACGGTGCGCCGTTCGACCTCTATTTCTCTGCTGATATCGGATACCCCAGGAAGTTGGAGGAAGCCGGGCTCACCGTGTCCGGATCGCTCTATCGATATGCGGTAGGACGGATCGTGTTGTGGGCCGGTACCGCGTCGCGCCTGGATGTGTCCAAGGGACTGGATGTCCTGCGGGAGCCCGGCATCAAGAAGATTGCGATTGCCAATCCCAAGCACGCCCCGTATGGTCGTGCTGCGGTGGCGGCGATGGAATCGTCCCGCGTCTATGAATCGGTGAGAGAGAAGCTGATTCTGGGAGAGAATATTTCACAGGCGGCGCAGTTCATTGAATCCGGCGCCTGTGAGATCGGGATCATCGCACTGTCTCTGGCGCTGTCTCCGGCCATGAGCGGCAAAGGGGCCTATTGGGAGATTCCAGTCGAGGCCTATCCTCCGTTGGAGCAAGGGGCGGTGATTTTGAAACAATCCAGGAATCAGGAAGCGGCCCGGCGCTTTTTGGAATTCTTGAAAGGCCCGCAAGGGCAGGACATTATGAGGCGGTATGGATTTCTGTTGCCGAACTAA
- the modA gene encoding molybdate ABC transporter substrate-binding protein codes for MKYRTYLTTLLLGLGVIASALAGAPSVHAQPETLTIAAANSIKDALRKILPIFESQHPELNIRVIYGPSQTLRKQIEEGAPVDVFLPSLFEEIDQLEKKGLVIQGSKRIYAGTSLVLITGTTLPAPIGSIQDLHTVPIRRIAIGDPKASSVGKVALQFIKYSKLEPQLKAKHVYGEHSRAVLDLVAKGEAEVGIVYRTDAASDEHVRILDTAPEDSHTPIRYGVAVVWTAKNISGAGDFIEFLLAPRIQTQLKEHGFDQASHNLGIAQQQEAKP; via the coding sequence ATGAAATACAGAACCTATCTCACAACGCTCTTACTGGGACTCGGCGTCATCGCCTCTGCACTCGCCGGAGCGCCATCGGTGCATGCACAGCCCGAGACCCTGACCATCGCCGCGGCCAACAGCATCAAGGATGCGTTACGGAAAATTTTGCCGATATTCGAGTCGCAGCATCCTGAACTCAACATACGGGTCATCTATGGCCCGTCCCAAACACTCCGGAAACAAATCGAAGAGGGCGCTCCGGTAGATGTGTTTCTCCCCTCCTTATTTGAGGAAATCGACCAACTCGAAAAGAAGGGCCTCGTCATTCAAGGCAGCAAGCGCATCTACGCCGGCACATCGCTGGTACTCATCACCGGCACGACCCTTCCCGCGCCGATCGGCTCGATTCAGGACCTCCACACGGTTCCGATCCGGCGCATCGCCATCGGCGACCCCAAGGCATCATCCGTAGGAAAAGTGGCACTCCAATTCATCAAGTACAGCAAGCTCGAACCCCAACTGAAAGCCAAGCACGTGTACGGCGAACATTCCCGAGCTGTGCTGGATCTGGTGGCCAAGGGCGAGGCCGAAGTCGGCATCGTCTATCGGACGGATGCCGCGTCGGATGAACACGTCCGTATTCTCGATACCGCCCCTGAAGACTCGCACACCCCGATCCGCTATGGCGTGGCCGTGGTCTGGACCGCCAAGAATATTTCAGGAGCGGGGGATTTCATCGAATTCCTCCTGGCGCCCCGGATCCAAACGCAACTCAAAGAACATGGGTTCGACCAAGCTTCACATAACCTCGGCATCGCTCAACAGCAGGAGGCTAAACCATGA
- the modB gene encoding molybdate ABC transporter permease subunit, which produces MNWIAIWVTFKLASLTAGALLVIGLPIAYWLAYSAWRWKFVVESIVALPLVLPPTVLGFYLLVAIGPHSPVGRFYADLVGHPLPFTFEGLLLASILYSLPFAVQPFATAFEQVDRKLIEASWTLGLSKVRTFFKLILPLSTAGLITGAVLSFAHTLGEFGVVLMVGGNIEGVTRTVSIDIYDEVQALNYAGAAKTAAFLLVISYLVLLLVYAMNRKVWAVWPQK; this is translated from the coding sequence ATGAACTGGATCGCCATCTGGGTCACCTTCAAATTGGCGAGCCTGACGGCTGGCGCGTTGCTGGTGATCGGATTACCGATTGCCTATTGGCTGGCCTATTCAGCCTGGCGATGGAAATTTGTCGTTGAATCGATCGTCGCGCTGCCGCTGGTTCTGCCGCCGACCGTGCTGGGGTTTTACCTCCTCGTGGCCATCGGTCCCCATAGTCCCGTCGGCCGGTTCTATGCAGACCTTGTCGGCCACCCGTTGCCATTCACATTTGAAGGTCTCCTCCTCGCGTCGATCTTGTACAGCCTCCCGTTTGCCGTCCAGCCGTTTGCCACCGCGTTCGAACAGGTCGATCGGAAATTGATCGAAGCCTCGTGGACCCTGGGGCTGTCAAAGGTGAGGACGTTCTTCAAGCTCATTCTGCCGTTGTCGACAGCGGGGCTTATTACCGGCGCCGTCTTGAGTTTTGCCCATACGTTGGGAGAGTTCGGGGTGGTGTTGATGGTGGGCGGCAATATCGAAGGGGTGACGCGTACCGTCTCGATCGATATCTATGATGAGGTGCAGGCGCTGAACTATGCCGGAGCGGCGAAGACTGCCGCGTTTCTCCTCGTGATTTCCTATCTCGTCCTGTTGTTGGTCTATGCCATGAATCGAAAGGTCTGGGCGGTATGGCCGCAGAAATAA
- a CDS encoding substrate-binding domain-containing protein, translating into MTAQWMSAATVGICMAYIVSCAPGSRPVRDPSMERVLVIATSPSVQEAMAQLGQAFEASHPGVHVQLSVDTSLDLRRTVAAMENRGKSFIGSGPIHLVAPGGDEVITRMEQKYYLLPEAKALYATECLVLVAPESLSEAPESFEALANMPSVRIAIADQKTRLGVETDRLLSALGLKSAEGKRIDLANDQAGILDHVLSGQADVGIMFGQDAVRVQQRVRVVATAPTGLYKSIPHSISMERYCPDRPLCEEFLRFVTSPDGQSVLKRLGYGPGKSPESPVRVPIP; encoded by the coding sequence ATGACCGCTCAATGGATGAGTGCCGCCACGGTGGGTATTTGTATGGCGTACATTGTGAGTTGTGCTCCGGGGTCCCGTCCGGTTCGAGATCCGAGCATGGAGCGGGTACTGGTGATCGCCACGTCGCCGTCGGTGCAGGAAGCCATGGCGCAACTAGGGCAGGCGTTTGAGGCGAGTCACCCGGGGGTGCACGTTCAGCTCTCGGTCGATACGTCGCTCGATCTTCGGCGGACCGTTGCCGCGATGGAGAATCGGGGCAAGTCCTTCATCGGCTCAGGGCCGATTCACCTTGTGGCGCCGGGCGGGGATGAGGTGATCACCCGCATGGAGCAGAAATATTATCTGCTGCCGGAGGCGAAAGCCCTCTATGCGACGGAATGTCTGGTCCTCGTGGCGCCGGAGTCGTTGAGCGAGGCGCCGGAATCGTTTGAAGCCCTGGCGAATATGCCATCGGTGCGGATTGCCATTGCCGATCAGAAGACTCGACTGGGCGTGGAAACCGACCGGTTGCTGTCGGCGTTGGGACTGAAAAGCGCGGAAGGAAAACGAATTGATCTCGCCAACGATCAAGCCGGGATTCTCGATCACGTGCTGAGTGGCCAGGCCGATGTCGGCATCATGTTCGGTCAGGATGCGGTCCGGGTTCAGCAGCGCGTGCGTGTCGTGGCCACGGCTCCGACCGGTCTGTACAAGTCGATTCCTCATTCCATTTCAATGGAAAGATATTGCCCGGATCGTCCGCTCTGCGAGGAGTTTCTGCGGTTTGTCACGAGTCCGGACGGGCAGTCGGTGTTGAAACGGTTGGGGTATGGACCGGGGAAATCGCCTGAATCTCCGGTGCGCGTCCCTATCCCGTGA